A stretch of DNA from Oryza brachyantha chromosome 4, ObraRS2, whole genome shotgun sequence:
TTATAGCTCAAGTGTACGCACTGCCGGCCGGAAGAGCACATGAAGTAAAAGCCTGAAACTACCGAAGTCTGATCACTTTTTGTCCCCTTTCTTATCAtccttcttctcttctttggcGGGCCCAACCGAGATGACATCTACCTTCCCGAACTTCTTCAACTTCTTGGCGATCTTGACGGTGTCAACTTCTCCTATTACAGTCATCTTCTGATCTTTATGATCGGCAGCTATGGAGTCGATACCTGTTTCGGGTTACAAAACCAAGTCAAACATGGGCACAAGCTTGATGTAAATTTCGCAGACCAGTTCAATATCAGAACAGAGGACCTGAAGAACCGTGGTTTACTAGCAAAATATAGTCCTCCCTCCCTGTGCAAATCTTTGACGTTGGctagctaaaaataaactagccaacgtcataaaagaaaagttgGGAGGGAGTAATAAGCGACGCATGCAGGCCAAACATATCGACAGAATCTGAAGAAAAGCATCAAGGCAGTAAGTGGCTCACTGCTCACCATAGATATCTGCAACAGTTTCCATTGCTTTCTGCTTCACCTTTGCATCACACATAGAAGAAACCTTCAATATCACCTTCTGCTACCATGTGAGGAACTCAGTAATTTGAACCCAACCAGGCAAAAACCGCGAGACTGATCGAATGAGAGAAAGATCCGCATATGTTTGAAATTAGCTTGGATATCGTACCTGCGGCGCCATCACCAACTGACCAACTGTAAAACGAGCGACAGAAATTCGAAAATTGAAGACAATAGAGAGTGCGGCAGACAGAGGTATAGCGCGCGAGAAAAGCGGgagagcgagcgagagagacAAGGCTGCTTGGATTTCAGCGTGTAGAATGAGCCAGAGGGGAAGACATATGAAGCCAGTTTTGTACACCGTCACCAACTGGTACCGATTTCTTTCTTCGGGCAAGTTCGAAACTTTGAATTCGTGTTAGATGGGTGACTGGGTCCAAAGTCATTTGGGCCGAatgatatgcatttttttttctataacaaGTATCACTCGAGaagtagttaaaaaataagtgaACGGGTGGCCGGAAAGAAGAAAACCAGTAGCCTACTGCTATTCTGCTGATCACCATTACTAATCAGTCAAAAGCTCCGTTCCCATGCACTATCCCATGCTGCCAGAAGGTTCCCATGTCAATCTTGGCGGCTCAAGGCGCACCGCAATGTTGGTTACCGATCATTTCGTAGCTTCCTATCTCCAgggatgcatttttttaatcatgtaGCTCTGTGAAAATGAACTTCTGCATCATGTATTGCTGTTTATTTTGCTTGGCTGTACAATTCATTCTACGTGATTTGATTTCTCCTTGTCTATGGTAATCCTAGTGATTTCTCTCCCCCTGCACGCAAAGTGAGGGTTGGGTAAAATTTGGTGGCCTAATCACTGCCACATGAATATTACGAAGTTGGGCCGCAAAACCTGTGTCAGGCCTTATTGTGAAGCCCAAAACAGCATTAACTTTGTCTCCACGTAAGGCCCAGTCCACACGGATGAATTCAGGAATACACTGTTCATCAAAGTTATACTTAAGAGCATTTTTaacatacttaaaaaaatatctcaaggtatcacttttcagtgtaaaaagtgtgataccttgaaatacaaaaaaaaattgtactaaaattcttggtacctttAGATACTTTTCAAAAATGATACAAAATGCCTATACTAAAATACTTTTACTGTACATTGGTCAATGGCACCGAATATTCTTGACTGGACTACCATAAGTACAGAAAccatgtgtgtttttttaagtttcttcGCTACTGCTACGCTtaaaagccaaattttaaatttttaacatcaaatttaaagttagttttgaagtttttttatcgtaacttatttttagcattacctacgtaaaatttttattgtcaaattcgttttagtttgcaaatagGCCGTTACCGTGGTCGCCGGTTATGTAGTTCttgaaggaagaaaaaggcgATCACAGGTCACGGTGACGTGCTCTGATGCAAATCACCAGGAAAACAGTCAGATATTACTGTATCATGTTAGTGGGAGCTCCACTGCTCCACCTCTCGTCTACCATATCTGGCATCACTGTAGCAAGTGGGATGAAAGGAGCAAAATGGTTAGCTAGTCCACGTCACCGGCAAAATATGCTTGTATGCACCACCCCCCACAATCCGCATCGCGTTCTTGATCCTCCCATTCCCTAGCGTACACGCGGAAACAAGTCTGGAATTAGTAAAGCCGGAGCAGGAAAAACGGGCTGGGAAAGGAGTCATGTCATGACGAGCTCGTCTTCATCGCTTCCGGTGTCGGCTCGGCTCATCCGTCCGAGGATGGAACAGGGAGTGCCGTGTGATTGACGGGTTCAGTCACAGGGCACGACTTCACATGGAGCCAGCGGCGAAGATCGGTCGGCTCACACGGAGCAGCCTGGCAGCTTCCTGCCCGGCTATGAACGGCGGCGTGGTCGTCTTCTTCGCTGCGGTGGTCGCCGGAGCTTTGGTCTCCGCTTGCTGGATGTCTGCAGGTGCCAGGGTAAGGTCTCACTCCTAAAAGTAGCTGAGTGTAATCTGAGCGGTGCGTTTCTTGCTCGTATCTTTCGCGTGCATGCCATTCCATCAGCTGCATCCTTTGATCGTGTAAAGGGGGAAATTTTGACGCATGTTAGTGGTACatagcgacgacggcgaaaTTCACCGGTTCGTGCCAGTTCCAGGTCACTTCGATCACTTCGGTTGCCACTCGAGCCATAGCGCAGAATGGTGCCGCGAGCCCGGAACGGGGGCCGACTCTGCCACGCCTCGCCGACCCGGACACGAACCGAAcgccgtccgcgccgccgccacggcaacAGACACAACCTGCCCCGGCTCCCGaacccgccgcggcggcgacaccgcctccgccgccgccgtcctcctgtCCGGTCTACTTCCGGTGGATCCACGAGGACCTGAGGCCATGGCGGGCCACGGGGATCACACGcgaggcggcggacggcgccgCCCACAGGTACGGACCCAAGTTCCGCGTCACGGTGGTCGCGGGCCGCCTCTACGTCGCGCGCTACGGCCGGTGCTTCCAGACACGGGACGTGTTCACGATGTGGGGCATCCTGcagctgctccgccgccacccgggCCGCGTCCCCGACATCGACCTCGTCTTCGATTGCCAGGACACGCCGGTCGTCAACGCCGGCGGCCAcacccctccgccgccgatgtTCGGGTACTGCGGCAGCGAGAGCACGGTGGACATCGCCTTCCCTGACTGGTCGTTCTGGGGTTGGTAAATACACACATTGCATGCGTCATGCATCTACGCACTCGATCCGCCGTATACTCGTATCTATCAGGTGATGAACCGGTCGTGAACTCGTGTGTACTTCTGCTGCGATTTTGGAAGGCCGGAGCTTAACATAAAGCCATGGGAAGCGCTGCGAGGTGAGATCGCCGAGGGGAACGCCGCCGTGAACTGGACGAGCAGGGCGCCGTACGCGTACTGGAAAGGGAATCCCACGGTGGGAGCCGATCGCCGGAATCTCCTCAGGTGCAACGCGTCCGGCAAGCGTAACTGGAACGCGCGGATATATGCGCAGGTACGCGCGGTTACATCGTGCAGGCATACGCACGCCAGTTGACACTGAGGGGCAACAATTTTGCAGAGGATGACACGCAAAGACTGCATTTTTGTTTCAGGATTGGAGGAACGAGGTGCGAGAAGGGTTCAGGGAATCGGACCTGGCAAAACAGTGCACGCACAGGTAATAAAATTACCGAGATCACATGTTCTTCTCTTCTGGCCAGATGatatctgaattctgaaactACAGAGCTGCTTGTGCGTCTGTGCAGGTACAAGATCTACATCGAAGGCAGGGGTTGGTCAGTGAGCGAGAAGTACATCCTGGCCTGCGACTCGGTGGCGCTCATGGTGCGGCCGAGGTACCACGACTTCTTCTCGAGGGGGCTGATGCCGATGCAGCACTACTGGCCCATCCCCGGTGGGCGCGCCATGTGCCGGTCGATCAAGTTCGCCGTGGACTGGGGCAACGCTCACGCCGACAAGGTATAGCTTTTGCCCATTTCGTCCTGAATGTCACGCCACCAGCAGAAACTACGAACTTAACCAGACGTTTCGCTGGTCAATCTGCAGGCACAGGAAATGGCTGGGAATGCGACCAGGTTCATGCAAGAGGATCTGACGATGGACCGTGTCTATGATTACATGCTTCACCTTCTGACAGAGTATGCTAAACTGCTGAAGTACAAGCCCACGGTGCCTGACACGGCCGTCGAGGTCACCGTGGAGTCCATGATGCACGGAAGGCGGGGTCGAGAAAGGCAGTTCATGGTGGACACGGTGGTGAACGGTTCCGGCGGTGGAGAGCCCTGCGAGCTGCCGACGCCTTTCAGCTCCGAGGAACTGGAAACGCTGAGGAGAAGACAGGCGGATGCGGTGAAACATGTTGAGACGTGGGAGAAGCAATAACAGATTGACAGGTGACGAATCGCTGAAGGATGGCCTATATGTACAGAGTACACCAATTTAGGGATATCAAACTCATAGGTTGAGTTTCGTTCAAAGAGTAAAATACAGAATTTTGAAAGTATAAATACTTgacattcaaattttgtttggttttacCCTTTAGCTATTTTGAAAGTATAAATACTTGACATTCAAAATATGTCCATTTCGCTACCCTTAGCCTTTTGGTTTTACCCTGCTACACGTGAAATGTGTTGTGGTTTGTAAAATCTAGGCGTTGAGACGAGTTGCTTTCTAGGACAACATTTGCAcccatatattttgtttctactACTTATACttttaagtcaaaatttaaaatttcaaccttcaatttatagttgattttatggttttttcactgaagtttatttccCGAGCAATTTTATTATCCTTGAGTAAGTACCataaggtaccactgttttctatgtatcaaattttatatagaaaacagtggtacctcttggtacctcctaaggatgaaaaaaagcTCTTATTTCCCAGCcatgacttttagatcactaagaatacctgtattataaatattttattaacaattattttctatttgtaaatatgcattTTGGACTCCTAAGACTACGGAAGTTCATAAAAGAGAGGTTGTCAAAGATAACAGGACTCGAGGAGTCGAAgtagttatttatgtatatggAGCCAATTTGGAGACCAACTCGAGGAGTTGTACAAAACTTtgagaataaataaatttgactCACGTTTTACCCTGGTCAAGCTAAGAGCTCGTATCGCTCCGGTTATTAAAAACACACACTTAAATGTtccaaaactttaaaattaaagttatttGCAAAACAACCAGTCTTCCCTTTAGGCTTGCATTAACTTCTTAAGTTATTCTGGCTTGCTCTTGCTCTCTATATAGTTATTTCATCATGAATATCAAGGTGAAGTTAAAGTGAAATGAAGACTAGGGTTTTGTCCTAGTTCCCGGCCGTTGTTTGTGTTGTTGGTGTTAGCTCGTTGAATATGTGGTTACAGGTTACTTCTTATGTGTTGTTGGTTGCGCTCTTATGTGAGTCTGAAACTGCAATCTAGGATAAGTTTAGGTGTAAGTTTTATGGAACTTAAGTATTGCAATGATTCATAAATACTGTTATCCATACCAGTGTTATATCCTAAGATGGGCATCGATATTGTGGTTCCATGGGAGACGATTCGTGTTGTTGTCCTATGGCATGCCCTGTTTGGTGCATACCAGATTAGGACATGATAATGTTGGAGCCTCTTACACGCTCATGCTGGATCCGCCCTAGGCTCAAGGATCACGGTTGAATAACACATTTTTCTTAGGCTAAGATGATGACTCTATTGTTGCATATGTTTGTGGCCTGTAGGAGGTAGAAGTATAAGGGATACATGCCGGGTAGGTTCGTAGGCTTTGACGTCTACTTAATCACACGTTTTTATCtatacatttgttttttttattttatctacctGTATGTATGCAGAAAAGTAATCCCTCTGCGtgagaaaaaactaattatgcGAACGGATATGAACATATGCTTATTCTGTCTATGTTCAGATTTGTTTctagatattatttttttctgaaacagAAGGAGTATCCCTTAATTGAGACAATTGgcctttaaaaatatatccctctagtaaaaaatattcgtTTACGACttgatttgatcaaatttctaaaattttgataaataattttatgttaaaataaatttataaaacgcAATAAGTTTATGGTAtttgttgtgttttttctaCGGTTTATCTCTAGATTATTCCTTGGATTTTACATGCGCTCGTCCTGAATtgttaaacgatgtattttttaaaaaaacaagttttatAGAAGTTTATTATTCCATCTTTTTAAAGTATACTTTCAACTATATAGTATTTAATTCCATTGTATATACTATTAGATAACTGCcgaaaaatcagataattttcatctttcatctaaAAGAGAACACAGAcattagtatttttttgagaaaatctatCTATATTAGTTCTCTTGTATACTAAACATTCAGAAAATTATCGATGGTtcgaattttagaagttcaaccaaattttatactaaatgacaaatattttttaccagAGGAAGGATCAAATACGGTGGACAAAATTCGcagtaaaatgttttttttctaaaaaatacaattgtGAATTTGTCAACTCTTAGTTACACCATCATTGttttagggcatgttcaatggttatgggctctatctcaagccacgtcagcagaaaaaacttTTCATACAAAGGACAATCTTTTAAACCGACTATTCATAATTACGTGCTAATTAATTCC
This window harbors:
- the LOC102700231 gene encoding O-glucosyltransferase rumi-like isoform X2, producing the protein MEPAAKIGRLTRSSLAASCPAMNGGVVVFFAAVVAGALVSACWMSAGARVTSITSVATRAIAQNGAASPERGPTLPRLADPDTNRTPSAPPPRQQTQPAPAPEPAAAATPPPPPPSSCPVYFRWIHEDLRPWRATGITREAADGAAHRYGPKFRVTVVAGRLYVARYGRCFQTRDVFTMWGILQLLRRHPGRVPDIDLVFDCQDTPVVNAGGHTPPPPMFGYCGSESTVDIAFPDWSFWGWPELNIKPWEALRGEIAEGNAAVNWTSRAPYAYWKGNPTVGADRRNLLRCNASGKRNWNARIYAQDWRNEVREGFRESDLAKQCTHRYKIYIEGRGWSVSEKYILACDSVALMVRPRYHDFFSRGLMPMQHYWPIPGGRAMCRSIKFAVDWGNAHADKAQEMAGNATRFMQEDLTMDRVYDYMLHLLTEYAKLLKYKPTVPDTAVEVTVESMMHGRRGRERQFMVDTVVNGSGGGEPCELPTPFSSEELETLRRRQADAVKHVETWEKQ
- the LOC102700231 gene encoding O-glucosyltransferase rumi-like isoform X1: MEPAAKIGRLTRSSLAASCPAMNGGVVVFFAAVVAGALVSACWMSAGARFQVTSITSVATRAIAQNGAASPERGPTLPRLADPDTNRTPSAPPPRQQTQPAPAPEPAAAATPPPPPPSSCPVYFRWIHEDLRPWRATGITREAADGAAHRYGPKFRVTVVAGRLYVARYGRCFQTRDVFTMWGILQLLRRHPGRVPDIDLVFDCQDTPVVNAGGHTPPPPMFGYCGSESTVDIAFPDWSFWGWPELNIKPWEALRGEIAEGNAAVNWTSRAPYAYWKGNPTVGADRRNLLRCNASGKRNWNARIYAQDWRNEVREGFRESDLAKQCTHRYKIYIEGRGWSVSEKYILACDSVALMVRPRYHDFFSRGLMPMQHYWPIPGGRAMCRSIKFAVDWGNAHADKAQEMAGNATRFMQEDLTMDRVYDYMLHLLTEYAKLLKYKPTVPDTAVEVTVESMMHGRRGRERQFMVDTVVNGSGGGEPCELPTPFSSEELETLRRRQADAVKHVETWEKQ
- the LOC102699952 gene encoding heavy metal-associated isoprenylated plant protein 39-like — protein: MAPQKVILKVSSMCDAKVKQKAMETVADIYGIDSIAADHKDQKMTVIGEVDTVKIAKKLKKFGKVDVISVGPAKEEKKDDKKGDKK